The region CATATACATTTGCAAATAACAAGGGAGCTTACCAAGTAGAGCtttataaataagtaaatacagCTGCCGAAGCCTGTGAGACGCAAAGAGGACCAACCAACACATAAAGTACACAGTGATGTTAAGAGCTCTGAGACCAGTGATGAACCTCAGGGCTCTATGATAGGCAGAATCAAGAGTTCTCAAACTCTGAGCTGATGAGTGCATGTACAGTACATCGCCAAAGTCCAACAATGGCATGAATGTAGCAATAACAAGCCCCTTCCTGGTCTCATAGAACAGACAAGCCTGAATTTGAAAAAAGGAGCCCAGCCTAATTCTAAGTCGGGTTACAAGCAATTTAATATGGAATGTAAATGAAAGTGTATTGTCAATCCAGATTCCAAGATATGTGTAATGGGCTAACAGATTCTATTTGAGCACCATGAAAGGTGGAAATCTGTGGTACAATTTGGGAGTTGGCTTTTGTGTTCAAGAACAACatgaattttgttttgtctgaatttaagATGAGTTTTAAATCATATAGGTTGTTTTGTATAATATCAAAAGCTGATTGTAACTGAGAAATGGCTTGTAAGGGTGAAAGTGCAAAACTATAGAGTATCAGCGTAGAAATGAGTATGCATTTGTGATACTCCGGTTTATGTTATTGCTGTAGAGAATGAATAGTAAACGTCCTAATACTGATCCTTGAGGTACTACTTTATTAATAGAGAGTGTTTGTGATGTAAGTCCATCTACCTTTACACATTGAGTCCAATCTGAGAGGTAGTTATGAAACCATTTAACTGTTTTGGCTGAAGGTCCGCATGCAGTGAGTCTTTTCCAATAGAAAATGATTAACTGTATTAAAAGCTTTAGCAAGGTCTATAAACAAGGCTGCACCGTGAAGTTTGTTGTCCACTGTGGTGATAATGACATTGACTACTGTTAATGCTGCAGTGGTTGTGCTATGTTGCTTCCTAAAACCAGACTGtgaatcagataaaacattattgtcAGAAGGTAATTATTTTAACTGAAAACTGATGAGAGATTCCAGAGGTTTGGCCAGAGCAGATAATATGGATATTGGtctataattaattaattcaaaaGTGTTGGGTCACCCCATCTAAGGTTCCATGTGGTTTGAGTGAGAAAGTGATTTGCTTTAGCATTTCTGATGGGAACTGTACAAGAATTGCGTAATTGTCTGAATTTGAGCCAGTCCTTCTCAGAGTTTGGCCCAAGCCAGGTTACAATCATGTAACACTTTAAACAAATCAGGTGATAATATTTTAGCTATATTGGAGGATTTTTCATGCATGAatagcctgtttaaggtcaggcTGCGATTCAGAGGTAGACCTgcttgtgtgttttggatcactgtcctgctgcattACCCAAGTGatttttctggtagagagcagaagtCATGGTTCCATCTATTATGAAAGGTCGTCCAGATCCTATGGCAGACCCAGACCAAAACACCGCCACCCTCATGTTTGACTTTACCCTCAAAACTCTCCTGTGGATGCCATTTCTGCCTATTCTCTTTCTTCATATCGAATCATAAAAACCAAcagaggcaagtgaggcctgtagTGATTTAGATGTTGCTCTGGGTTCTTGGGGTAAGCTTGGTTGACTGATCACTCCCAGGGAGGTACAGCACTGTTCCATTTTTTTCACTATTTGTGGATACTGGCTCAATGCCGTTCTCTGGagtaaaaatgtcattttatcATTCCAGACCATCAGACATCAGCGATTTTGTTCATTACTGGTTCTTGATCTTCTTTAAAACAAGGCATGGTGTGCTGCTtattgagatcttttagcccacttcctgttgtcagacaggtcatATTTAAGTGATTTTGTGATTCTTGTGGTCTggtagtaatcaggcctgggtgtgtgGAATCAAACTCAGCTTAGCAAAAAACATGGTTACTTATCTAATGATTAAagaagggggtgggggggtgttgAAAATATAGAATGCCactcaaatatttttaaaatgttgcaccATTTTTACTCATATTCCATAGGCTTTGACCTCAGCTTATTTACATATATGTTATATTTAATCATTAGTTTTGCAAAGTTTGATTTTCCTATAATAAAATTGACAAAATCATAACAATGAAAAGAAACGACATATGTAATTCTTATGTGCTCACAATAAATCTCATGGTCAGATAAACTTCCTCAGTCTTGAGTTAGCTTTCATCGTCAGACGTTCggtcattttttatcttttataggTGTGAATGATGTTGATCAGCCAAGTGACCATGTGGGACAACCAACATGGACGCCTGAATTTCGTGTCATGCCCCAGGCTTGTGTTTTATATGGACAGTTCCCAGGGAATTCCGACCGTGGGCGTTTGTCGCCTTCTAGTGGTCAATTACGTGAACTACAAAGTATCTtcaaatttataaaaattattttaaatattgtatTGCAATGTAACTTGTGGTCACTCAATAGGCTTTTGCTTCGCCATGATAACATTTTCTCTATGGTATTTAGTGGATTAAATAACTTTCTATCAGTTCACAATGCGCGTCAGCGTGGAGCTCCGCTCTGGTCCTCCTTGCTACATCTGCGCTCTGACGCTAGATGGACATTTAATGATTTTTACGTACAAGAGGACATCGGAATCACAGCAAGAAAACACGCAATCCGTGTGTCCTTCATTATCTGCTACTGAATAATCACGATAGTCGAGGCTTTTTGCATTTTCCTGATAGGATGTCATCAGAAAATACTGCGTCACACGAAGGTATGTCTTAATTTTTACTGCACCAGGGCTCAGGGCAGTACTGTGTCGTATAGTACTGGAAGCTATCTTAAAATGTGATGTGGTTAAACGAATAAGATTATTACAGATTTAAAATTACCAGCCATTTCAAGGATAATTGGTTCCCATGTGAATTCAATCAGCCATAggcatgaaaaaaaatcactgttAAATTGAATGAAAAGCTATATGCAAATATTGCTGTTTATGTGATGTGGtcaaatatttcacattttgagtATTGCTTTATGAGGTACAGTAAATAACCTTAATTTGCTCCCTCCTTGTGCTGTCTGTGTACTCTTCAAACCCTCCCTACTTCCCCCTGTTAACACtacaaatataagaaaaaaatgttcatAATTCTAAACAAATAGGGACATTCCCCATTAATAAACTCACTGATACACAAATCTGAAAACAACCGTTTCTCAGGAACAACCGTTTCTCAGGAACCCAAAAACCCGACGCTGAAACTGGTTGTTTCTGAACCTTAACACATTTAACTATTTCTGCATCCTTTGCTTCCACTGCTTCACCGTCACTCCTTCCTCTTCTGAGACTCagctcaattcagtttatttacatagaactgatttctgaaaatgttacctcaaggcactttacaaaacaaacaaatccaatttatatacagaaatacatCTTCAATATATTCCAATCAAACAGACAGCTTTAAAGTTGATGACATACATTTCAGTTCCTAATGCGTTCACGTTCTGTTtattatacagtacagaccaaaagtttggacacatcttctcattcaaagagttttctttattttcatgactatgaatattgtagtttcccactaaaggcatcaaaactatgaattaacacatgtggaattatatactgaacaaaaagtgtgaaacaactgaaaatatgtcttatattataggttcttcaaagtagccaccttttgctttgattactgctcctcacactcttggcattctgttgatgagcttcaagaggtagtcatctgaaatggttttccaacagtctcttgaaggagttcccagagatgcttagcacttgttggcccttttgccttcactctgcggtccagctcacctcaaaccatctcgattgggttcaggtccggtgactgtggaggccaggtcatctggtgcagcaccccatcactctccttcttggttaaatagcccttacacagcctggaggtgtgtttggggtcattgtcctgttgaaaaataaatgatggtctaACTAAACCATCATAGCATGGAATAGCATggcgctgcaagatgctgtggtagccatgctggttcagtatgccttcaattttgaataaatccccaacagtgtcaccagcaaagcaaccccacaccatcacacctcctcctccatgcttcacggtgggaaccaggcatgtagagtccatccgttcacctcttctgcgccacacaaagacatggtggttggaaccaaagatctcaaacttggactcatcagaccaaagcacagatttccactggtctaatgtccattctttgtgttctttagcccaaacaagtctcttctgcttgttgcctgtcctcagcagtggtttcctagcagctattttaccatgaaggcctgattcacacagtctcctcttaacagttgttctagagatgtgtctgctgctagaactctgtgtggcattgacctgttctctaatatgagctgctgttaacctgcgatttctgaggctggtgactcggatgaacttatcgtccgcagcagaggtgactcttggtcttcctttcctggggcggtcctcatgtgaaccAGTTTTTTTGTAGgccttgatggtttttgcgactgcacttggggacactttcaaagttttcccaattattcggactgactgaccttcatttcttaaagtaatgatggccactcgtttttctttacttagctgcttttttcttgccataatacaaattctaacagtctattcagtaggactatcagctgtgtactgtatccacctcctgcacaacacaactgatgctCCCAACaaccatttataaggcttgaaatcccacttattaaacctgacagggcacacctgtgaagtgaaaaccatttcaggtgactacctcttgaagctcatcaacagaatgccaagagtgtgcggagcagtaatcaaagcaaaaggtggctactttgaagaacctagaatataagacatattttcagttgtttcacacttttttgttcagtatataattccacatgtgttaattcatagttttgatgccttcagtgtgaagctacaatattcatagtcatgaaaataaagaaaactctttgaatgagaaggtgtgtacaaacctttggtctgtactgtaccatTACTAAAAAGTTCTCTAGGGAAACCAAACTGATTGCTTTTTGGTACCCACATTGCGGCTTTCCCTCCTTTGAACGAGCATGTCAGTGGACAGCTGATTGCATTGAGTCGTTGACTTTGCATCAGTCATACTGAGCttgcatgtggcaacagtggaaaggaaaactaccttttaacaggaagaaaactcTCACAGAACCTGGCTTACTGTTTGCAGTTATCTGCTGTTACCAGATGTAATGGGGTGTAAGagaacagacacacaaaaaactaCAGAGGCACTGATACAGAAATACTTTCTACTCCAGCCTTACAGATTAATAAGAATTTAATTATGGGTGTGACCCATATATGGAGGATTGAGTCCTCAGCGCAGctcccaggttcgagtcccaaCCCTGccaacctgtgctgcatgtcttgcccctctctccaccccacttcctgtctgcttacttaaagaaaataacaaaaaaacgaAAGGCCACTTGTgccacataaagaaaaaaatactataTACAACTATACCTCACATAATTAAACTAACTTGCTAACACTACTAACACAAAAGGAACAGTCGAGTATCAGTATCATTATAACTGTTTAACATATATCTAGTGATGCATGATGTCCATTTTAAAGGGCAATGATTAATTTCTTTCCAACATCCATACCCCTTTATTTTAAGCTCCATAAATCCTTAATTGTTAATGTATGTGAGTTGTAGGTTTACCAGCAAGGCTTTATGTTATGACTGTAAAAGTTTTTGAGAGTTTAGAGTTGTTGCACACTAGGGGTGAGTGTATGAAGAGACACACTAGAAGTTATAAAGGGGTTTATATGCAAGAACGCTGTAGAGAACATTTGTATGACGGCTTTTAAATagtggttccagtgttgtggccATCATGCAAGAAAGGGTCAACAGTTTGTGTTCCTTTCTTTTTCAGTCAGCCCACAATCCCTCATTTCAAAGACTGATCCTTTGGGGATTGTTCTGCTGGGCAGGACTGGGACAGGCAGAAGCTCCTCCGGAAACATGATCCTGGGTAGACCAGCCTTCTGGGTCGAGTTGTCCCCCTCCTCTAAAACCACAAGGTGCAGGAGACAGACCGGGGTAGTAGGCAGTCGAAGTGTCTCAGTAATCGACACCCCGGGGTTCTTCCATACAGACCTGTCCCCACAGGATGTCATGGCAGAGGTGGGTCAGAGTGTCAGTTTGTACTCTCCTGGACCCCATGTGTTTTTGGTGACCCTACAGCTTGGCAGGTACACGCAGGAGAGAGAGGCCTTGGAGTGGATGAAGGCGATGTTTGGGCCAGAGGTATCCAGGTTTACCATGGTCCTGTTCACCTGGGGGGACCAGCTGCAAGGCAAATGTGTCGAGTCCTTCCTGGAAGAGAGTCCAGAACTGTCTGAGTTTGTCAGCAGCTGCCATGGGGGGTATCATGTCTTTGACAACAGCAGGCAGGAAGAAATGTCAGGGCACTCCGAGCAAGTCATGCAACTTCTGAAGAAGATTGACGAGATTGTTTCAAACAACCAAGGCGACTGCTACAGCAATGTGATGTACAAGGAGGCTGAAAGTGCCATAAGGGAGACACGGGAGAGGATGCTGGAGGAAAGAGGACACAAACTTCAGGAGGCAGAAGGAGaggagaacacagcagacatggaGAGAACAAGGAAGGAGGAAGAGAGCTGAGAGGCTTTTTTGGTGCGAGCTCATGGCTGCACTGGGCAGAGGCGCTGCGGAGGGGGCGGGCATCATGGGCAAGGATAAAAGCAAACCAGTTAAGAAGGCGAAAGTGGTGGAAAAGGCGATGGGTCTGGCGGTTTCACCTTTCTTCATAAAATCAGCTGCAAAAGTGCTGGAAGGAGCAGTGAAAGAAGGAAGCAAGGTgatgcagaaacacaaaaaaactctgCTGCACTGACAAGACTTGCCGACTACATGGTCATTTGAGTGTTTGAGTCAAGATGGATCAACTTTATTACAAAGACATTATGTGTGAAAGGAAACTCACAGCAGCATGTTGAACACATCAGTCTCTGCACATCTTAAGAGCACTTTAAGACTGAAGTAATTTGTGTTTCAGTTTgctctgaaaacaaaacataagcAGATCTTTGAGTGAAGAATTCATCATGTAATACAGAAAGAAGCATGTGGATTTCCAATTTCTTTGACACACACATTTCTCACTTCTCAAATAGGGAATAAGGAAGTTTGGTAAAACAAGTTTAACTACAATACTGCAGCTTCTTTGGCTTTTCATAATAACACAATATGATGTTTAGCCCCCCCCATTAACAAAAACgccaaaatacaaaagaaagtTAACAAGAAATACCAAAATAAAAGTAAC is a window of Girardinichthys multiradiatus isolate DD_20200921_A chromosome Y, DD_fGirMul_XY1, whole genome shotgun sequence DNA encoding:
- the LOC124864889 gene encoding GTPase IMAP family member 4-like: MILGRPAFWVELSPSSKTTRCRRQTGVVGSRSVSVIDTPGFFHTDLSPQDVMAEVGQSVSLYSPGPHVFLVTLQLGRYTQEREALEWMKAMFGPEVSRFTMVLFTWGDQLQGKCVESFLEESPELSEFVSSCHGGYHVFDNSRQEEMSGHSEQVMQLLKKIDEIVSNNQGDCYSNVMRQKERRTQQTWREQGRRKRAERLFWCELMAALGRGAAEGAGIMGKDKSKPVKKAKVVEKAMGLAVSPFFIKSAAKVLEGAVKEGSKLPSPAWPVDQTIWECILLDNHEG